One window of the Mixophyes fleayi isolate aMixFle1 chromosome 6, aMixFle1.hap1, whole genome shotgun sequence genome contains the following:
- the RAB5C gene encoding ras-related protein Rab-5C translates to MAGRGGSARPNGPAAGNKICQFKLVLLGESAVGKSSLVLRFVKGQFHEYQESTIGAAFLTQTVCLDDTTVKFEIWDTAGQERYHSLAPMYYRGAQAAIVVYDITNTETFARAKNWVKELQRQASPNIVIALSGNKADLSNKRAVDFQEAQAYADDNSLLFMETSAKTAMNVNEIFMAIAKKLPKNEPQSAQGAPGRNRGVDLQENSPPARSQCCSN, encoded by the exons ATGGCCGGTCGAGGCGGAAGCGCTCGACCAAACGGACCGGCTGCCGGCAATAAAATCTGCCAGTTCAAGTTGGTATTACTAGGGGAGTCCGCAGTGGGGAAATCTAGTCTTGTCCTCCGTTTTGTCAAGGGCCAGTTTCACGAATACCAAGAGAGCACTATTGGag CTGCTTTCCTAACACAGACAGTATGTTTGGATGACACCACGGTGAAGTTTGAGATCTGGGATACTGCGGGACAGGAGAGATACCACAGCTTGGCCCCTATGTACTACAGAGGAGCCCAAGCAGCCATTGTGGTCTATGACATCACCAACACA GAAACGTTCGCAAGAGCAAAAAACTGGGTGAAAGAACTTCAGAGGCAGGCAAGCCCAAACATTGTAATTGCCTTGTCTGGAAACAAGGCGGACCTCTCCAACAAGAGAGCTGTAGATTTCCAG GAAGCCCAGGCATATGCTGATGACAACAGTTTGCTCTTCATGGAGACATCTGCTAAAACCGCCATGAATGTGAATGAAATCTTTATGGCCATAG CCAAGAAGCTGCCGAAGAATGAGCCCCAAAGTGCACAAGGTGCCCCTGGAAGAAATAGGGGGGTGGATCTCCAAGAAAATAGCCCCCCTGCTAGGAGCCAATGCTGCAGCAACTGA